Proteins from a single region of SAR324 cluster bacterium:
- a CDS encoding enolase C-terminal domain-like protein, translating to LACGEQVPSPVIFKQFLQQGVIQFCQIDATRLSGVNDVMAVILLAAKYCVPVCPHGGGIGLCNMIQHYAIWDQIAVSGNSAGQVVEYLNFLQEDVFLNPVRMHQGAYVLPSQLGWGLEMKDDFVREHSYPAGKIWQGRESSGGVTFLA from the coding sequence CCTGGCTTGCGGGGAGCAGGTGCCTTCTCCAGTGATTTTCAAGCAGTTCCTCCAGCAGGGAGTGATTCAGTTCTGTCAGATTGATGCAACCAGGCTCTCTGGGGTGAATGATGTGATGGCCGTGATTTTATTGGCAGCAAAATACTGTGTTCCTGTTTGCCCGCATGGTGGAGGAATTGGCTTGTGCAACATGATCCAGCACTATGCGATCTGGGATCAAATTGCCGTCTCAGGAAACTCAGCTGGCCAGGTGGTGGAATACCTGAACTTTTTGCAAGAGGATGTGTTTCTAAACCCAGTGCGGATGCATCAGGGCGCCTATGTTCTCCCAAGTCAGCTCGGATGGGGCTTGGAGATGAAAGATGACTTTGTCCGTGAACACTCCTATCCAGCAGGAAAGATCTGGCAAGGTAGGGAGTCCTCGGGTGGAGTGACTTTTCTGGCTTGA